In the Salvia splendens isolate huo1 chromosome 16, SspV2, whole genome shotgun sequence genome, CTGTCACCATCACCCTGACAAAATTCAGGGCAGCAGCTCTAGGACAATATGGGTCCTTATCTATGCCcacaaaaaatgtaaaaatatgaaaaatggtTCAAATGTCCAAGCAAAAAAAAACTTCAACAGATGACAGTGTTAACTCACCATATCCCTTCCTCACAAATTCACGAGGGTCTTCATCCCAGAGCCTTTGATCATTGTCGCTAAAGCACATCTGGGGGAAGATGACCTTGAAAAGATCATCAAGTATTGGTCGCAGCTCTATGTACATGTTACTTTTGGAGATGCTGCAAAATTTTGGTTACATCATTCAAAAGTAGATAAAGTATGACAAAATATAAGAACACTTTATGAACTTGTTGCTTAGATAATCCAGGATAAGTATGATAACTCTGTCCGGCAAATAGCCTCCATCACGGATCCCATCCAACAAATGTAGATGGTAATTCAAAATCTTCTGTTCGTAATTCCTCTGGAACCTCATGGGGTTTTGGATATTCACATCCTTAAACCTGGGAAACACAAGAAAACAGGAGCACTATTGAAATAAGGTCCAACTGACCTAACATGGCCATAGAATGATGATAGATAAGAACCTACCATGAAAGATGGCTTAATATCTTAAGCGTCCACTTCTTTACTTTCCACCATCCCCATGTTTTTCTAAGCTCGGGATCTTCAGGCTGTCCTTCTGCAGGTCCAGGCCTCACCAATATCTTTAAGAAAAGAACCATCCAGTCATTGAATACAACTGGATCAAATAACAGCTTTGGGATCTCCGTCTGATACCAAAATAGTTGAGACGGATGAGACACATAAAACAGAGCATGAACCAAATGCATTAGAGTTAATATATTCATAAAGATCTATTACAGTAGGGCTTTCACATTATGTCATCATATAGAGCACATGGTcagttaaaaaaaagaaaatctaATTAATGAGCAAGTTCTCAGACATAAGGTATTTATCTCAACAATAGTTGTAAACTATCACCAGGAAAACTAATAAGAATTGCTCTAATGCAACAAACTGCAACCAGCAGTCTAGAACTAAGCATGAATAGAAGATGTGAGCTTACATATATGGATTTGGATGACCAGAATATTTTGCAAATCAGCTTGATCAAATCTGCTACTTCAACCAAAGGGTTAGCAACCTCAACAAGGAAGTTAAATGTGTTAAGAAGACTAGGCAATGTTTCTACCACTATGTGATCATTGATCAAGCAGTATTCTCTCATCATATTATCTGAACATGCAAATAACAAAAACAATCAGCACAAAGCATGACCATAATGCTAAAATAtctatcaaattttaaaaaaagttatacACAATATTCTTCTACAGAAGATAAATTCCTTTGAAACAAATCCGTATACTCTATGCTGTATTGAAGTAGTAAATAAAAATAGGGAACAGCATATGAACTCACTGATATTTCCGGACGAGAATCCTAAGCACAAACAGAGCTCTATACACTTGTTGCTCCTGCAAACTAACATTTACCCAATGCAAAAGATTTGGCAATTGTTCTGGAGAGAGCTCTGCATGTATAATTGTTTTCAAGCATTCCCCCAGCTGTGCTCTGTTTAAGGATGGAAGTTAAATTCCCAAGTTAGTATTATAAGCAGTCATTCTAcccaatttattcaagtgccaTATGAAGTAAATGCACTACTGTCAACTAATCATATTGTATCATTAAATGGCACCAATAGCACTTGATAACAAGCTAACTGTACATACATGTGTGCTTGTGAAATGCATTTACTAAGAATTTCCTCTCCAGACTTGCATAAAGTACCAGTGGAGAAAAAGGTAATGATACCTTAGAATTGGCAGAACCTGAGCAATAAGGTCTGGTATGTTCTGTCTCACAACATGCTTGTCCTCAGGCAAAATCCTTGATGGTACGCCTACATCCCGTGAAACAATTAGATATTATCAAAAAGTATGAGTTCtctcttcattaaaaataacaaaaccAGTAATGATATTCTCTTGATTGTAGCCTACCTGCCCAGTCTTCAGCAATGATATTCTTTAAGGTAATGCTAGCGAGTTGTCTAATTGCTAAATCATAACTAGCTTCAACTACGATCTGCAACAATCTCACCAAATGCTGGGGTTCAAACTGATTCTGCAGAAGGTACACCATACACGAGTCAATTAAAACTGCAAAACTGAAGCAGAATCAATCAAGATCGCAATCAAAATAGAACAATCAATCAAAACTGAAGCAGAATCAATTGAAACTGCAAAACTGAAGGAGAATCAATCAAGATTCCAATCAAAACAGAAGCAGAATCAATTAAAACGGCAAAACTGAAACAAAATCAATCAAGATTCAATCAAATTGCACAATCATTCAAATCACTCTCGGCAGACTAATCCAAAATATGTGTAACAAAACGAACCTGATTGAGACTCAGTTCAGCTGCCCTCCGTTGGTCAGGATTGGCGCATCAGAGCCAATCTCGGGAGATCCATCCGCAAATCCGCAACTCGTGACTACCGCAATTCTAGggtttagagagagaaatgggAGACAGCGAAAAATGTGTGCGCAATTATTAGGGTTTAATGAGTTACCTTCTGGTCAAACGTGATTTAACTAAATTAGTGACTTAATTATAAAtctaattaatcaattaacctaactaattcaattataaaatattttcttacctatatcaaaatatattgaaatttataaaataatttttacctataataaaaataaaattgaactaaatttataaaatattcacaaacttaataatattaaatttataaaatatttttttaataaaaatattcacaaatttaatttttattataggtAAAATATTTTACTATAAATTAGGGATGAATGTTTTAGAAgtactagtagtagtactataattttaatatcCTAATGCGGGCCTAGTCTTTTAAGGCCCATTCATAGCTGCGAAGTTATCACGCGACATTCTCGAGAGGCCCAGCACAGTAAGCCCACATAATCATAGAACAGTAGCCC is a window encoding:
- the LOC121770127 gene encoding importin beta-like SAD2 homolog: CANPDQRRAAELSLNQNQFEPQHLVRLLQIVVEASYDLAIRQLASITLKNIIAEDWAGVPSRILPEDKHVVRQNIPDLIAQVLPILRAQLGECLKTIIHAELSPEQLPNLLHWVNVSLQEQQVYRALFVLRILVRKYQFDQADLQNILVIQIHIYGDPKAVI